From the genome of Astyanax mexicanus isolate ESR-SI-001 chromosome 3, AstMex3_surface, whole genome shotgun sequence:
TGCTGCCATTGTGCGTTTGATCAGTCTTCTCACTCTTCTCACTTTGTCTTTGTCGGCAACTTTGACAGAGAAGCATGACGTACTTTAGTCAGTGTAGTTAtgcataccaaaaaaaaaaaaaaaagtttttaggaAAGATAATTCTGACATTCTGTGACTTTCCTCTTGATGTGCCATAAATCAGGCAGTTTTGGGTggaatttttaaacactgtgtccactcactgtccactgtgtTAGACACTCGTATCAAGCTGCTCGACTTTGTGGATGTAAAGTccgagacagaagctctgaatctttgGTTGGAGGAGTATTAGAAAGTCCAGCcctgacactgaggtgtttaaaaactccagcagcactgctgtgtctgatccgctCATATCAGCacatcacaaaaaaagaaaacacatctcCACCATGAAGTGCtgattatcaatcaatcaacctttatttaaactcagagtacattgagggaggcccttatttacaatgtagccgagcaattacatagggaagagattgacaaaaaaatataaataaaataaataaataatattaaaaaaacagcatttcaataagatataatatattttaaaaaataaggtaaaaaaatgaatttaagaggaatcataaaatcatatgtaaaaaaaatcaaaggtaacaaaactaataaaatgcaactacagatgaataaataacacTAATcatataaaagtgtaaaatataaataaacaataactaaaaacaataaaatacaaaaaagaaacaataaaataaatgtgaaagaaaacagctaaaacaaaccaaaattaaaaacaagttaactaaaaaaaataataaaaacatagcaGAAATCATAAAAAATGATGACCCAGCATTGAAATTATATCTGGTCTGTGGTGGtcatgtggggtcctgaccactgaacaACAAGAGGATAATAAATAAGGATAATAAAGTttgcagagaaacagagggattatagtctgtaaaatTAGAACTATACATTTCACTCCTGCTGTATAAGGCTTCCACCAAATAGGTGTTATTTGCTTGTTGTaattcttccaaattaaacataACTTTTTAATCACATGTGttcaactattcaaaacatgtactggtcaattaggcagctttacttaaattTGAACACTTTTCAATGCTGCAGATGGTTGCAAAACTGTTTTGACTTTTAAAAAGCATGTCTTTATTTGAAAGAAATGGtttactgcatgttcaaataattgctaattatgacaacaaaaaaaacacactcctgggtaacactttataataacgttcagctaaaaaacatttatatgtgtTTCCTAAATTTCGAATTAAGTGAACATGAATTAATTATGTACTCATATCTATAAATCATAAatttatatatgtagtatatgATTCACAAGAAACATACAAAGTAATTATTTCATTCTTAGTAAATGATTAACAAATGATGAATAGGTCAGgatttcagtttttattcagtTATATATCAGTCATAtacttacataataataataataataataataataataataataataataataataataataataataattcctatataaatgtaatatttacaaaaaaaaatttaatgttgAGACTTAgatgaacacacacatatatatatatatatatatatatatatatatatatatatatatatatatatatatatacatgaaaataTATCTAAAACTAAATATATCTAAAACTACTCTAAAACTACCTAATTTCAAAAATAagatatgtaatattttatatatatatatatatatatatatatatatatatatatatatatatatataatatatatatatatatatatatatatataatatatatatatatatatatatatatatatatatatatatatatatatatatattacatatcttacttttgcaacaTGAAAATATATCTAAAACTACTCTAAAACTACCTAATttcaaaagtaagatatgtaatattttatatatatatatatatataaatataaatatatataaatatatatatattacatatcttacttttgcaattaggtaaaTGTACCAGACACTATGCTTGATAATACaactttaaaattttaaaattatttgtgtttatatatgtaattGCATGGggacccatttggtggaatggcacATACACAATATATACGTCATCACTGACACTGTTATCTATATTATATGTACTTTATACACAAAACTAGTCGGTGTTAGTGGCCGGTTGCCATGGCAGCGGCTTCAGTACAGCATGGCTGCAGCAGTGTGATGACGTCACAGAATTTGGAACTTTGAGGTGAATCAGATCCTGAGTTGAGGATTTTAGTGATCAGTTCTGCTTGCATCTGCGACTGAactgcacacagagagagaagttCCCatacagccagagagagagagagttattcagagagacagagagagagacagagacagagagacagagagagagacagagagacagagaccgaGAGGTTATCCGAGAGGTTTATTTCTCAGAGAGGTTTATTCCTCCACACTCCTGTGAGTAATGGAAAAATggtggaaaaaatacaaaaaaaattgtaattaagtaaaattacctttactttgctaaaattctactaaagtaaaagaaaaagtacctatctaaaaatctacttgagtaaaagtaaaaaaaatattcaatttaaaatgtacttgagtaaaagttacatagttactttaaattatttgatgtaaaaaaggacaacaaatcataaattaaataatttaaaataaactattattccacataataatttggacattcacatttcattttaaggaacaagtggcataggtttctccgatccattttttttctttactgttaaaaagttatggtcatgtAGGTGACAATAAACTGCATTTTTATAgttttgacaaaaaatgacaaattactcataaaatctactcaattacagtaacctGAGTAAATGTAACTCGTTACTTTCCACCCCTGAGCAGAAGGAGTCATGGCGAAAGACCAGTACACTAGAGACCTGGAGAAGGTGATCATGGAGCAGAGAGACACAACATTCAGAGTGCTCAAACAGTGGACAATCGAGAAGGCTGAATGGGACGCGGAGAAAAAGAAGATGAAGCTGGAAATTGAACAGCTGAAGAAGGAAGGAGAGAGGCTGAGcctgagaaaaaagaaagaggaagagcagATGCACTCTAAAAAGTAAGTCTGTGTTTtattcaggagaactaatattattaagttgagtaaaCTTACGGGCCAGTACAACTCaaaaaaatgagttcagagaactttaacctaaaaaaatgtaaaatgtctgttgagccaatgaaaaaatgtgatttgaaccaacttttagtcacttcAAGTGTTAGTTaggttgaataaacttaaaattgtatgtatttacaacttaactgaatcaaatcttaatgataacttgactgggttaagttgagccaatgaatatttttgttttacagtgtggGAGATGTGAAGGATCTCCTAGAAATGAAACAGGTGCAACAAGCCATGGAAAAGCTTCAGAAGTCAGAGGAGGAAAAAAGAGATCGAATCCTGCAGGCCTGGACTGTGGCAAGCAAGGAAtgggaggaagagaaaaagaagatgaAGGTGGAAATCGATCAGCtgaagaaggatggagagaagCTGATAACGATGAAGAAGAAAGACAAAGAGCAGATGAAAGAGGAGAAGGATCTCCTAAAAATGACAGTAGTCCAGAAAGCAGTGGATCTGATTCAGAAAACAGAGactgaaaaaagagacagaatccTGCAGGCCTGGACCGAAGCAAGTGATGAATggaaggagaaagaaaagaagatgaaGCTGGAATTTGAACAGCTGAAGCAGAAATACAAAGAGCAGACAGGAGAGGTGAAGAAAGATCTCCTAGAAATGAGAGTGGTCCAGAAAGCAGTGGATCTGATTCAGAAAACAGAGactgaaaaaagagacagaatccTGCAGGCCTGGACCGAAGCAAGTGATGAATGGAAGGAAAAGATGGAGATGGTGATGAAAGAAAGAGAcaaggagaagaaggagatggAAAAGAGGAgggaagagaggaagaaaaagaaggagtTGGAAAAGATGAGGAACGAGAGAGAAGCCAAGGTGatggaggaaaagaagaagaaagagcagaaagagaaggagcagagagagatggaggagatggtgcagaaaaTGGAAGCACTAACCCTTGACTCCAGCTGGCAAAAGACTCGCCTCAAGATGAGGAGAAGAAAAATAGTTCCATTTAATCATCTTTTCTGATTTCCAATTTCTTCTGATCCCTCTTTTAAGATTTCAATAAATCAGTTTTTATTGAAACTGAATAAAGCCTGCTCTGTTATTTTTGTGTTTCCGTATATATTCATATTTGTATATAAagttaaaacttgtttttttaaacaattatacaGGGTTTAAGATTGTTATAATGTATAAAGTATGTAACTGATGTGTTACATCTGAATTCCTGGTCTATTCATCATTTGAGTACATAATGAGTACATAAtgtattcattattaattaaatatgaattacatTTGCATGTTATAATGAcaacattattataacattattataaagtgttacccactcctgttactggaactcactcctgtaacagtaaaaccactccagatgatccagaacgcagcagcacgtctggtcttcaaccagccaaaacgggcacatgtcaccccgctgctcattgagctccattggctaccagttgctgctcgcatcaaattcaaagctcttacaatcgcctacaaggtgatgtcagaacaggctccttcctacctgcactcgctcctgaaggcttacgctacctcccggccgctgcgctcctccagtgaacgtcgcctcgctttgccaaacactcacacaaagcaatccagactgttctcatacagagttccccaatggtggaacaaactaccttccactaccag
Proteins encoded in this window:
- the LOC111195561 gene encoding uncharacterized protein LOC111195561 → MAKDQYTRDLEKVIMEQRDTTFRVLKQWTIEKAEWDAEKKKMKLEIEQLKKEGERLSLRKKKEEEQMHSKNVGDVKDLLEMKQVQQAMEKLQKSEEEKRDRILQAWTVASKEWEEEKKKMKVEIDQLKKDGEKLITMKKKDKEQMKEEKDLLKMTVVQKAVDLIQKTETEKRDRILQAWTEASDEWKEKEKKMKLEFEQLKQKYKEQTGEVKKDLLEMRVVQKAVDLIQKTETEKRDRILQAWTEASDEWKEKMEMVMKERDKEKKEMEKRREERKKKKELEKMRNEREAKVMEEKKKKEQKEKEQREMEEMVQKMEALTLDSSWQKTRLKMRRRKIVPFNHLF